The proteins below are encoded in one region of Drosophila santomea strain STO CAGO 1482 chromosome 2R, Prin_Dsan_1.1, whole genome shotgun sequence:
- the LOC120445978 gene encoding gamma-butyrobetaine dioxygenase, translated as MFQADRRDLSCRSSKLASPQEQDQPRLVQVPDPDRQDMQFPDIWLRDNCRCKECYLPQTLSRLPQLWNHLDTSVRVLRQSVDLDQEVLCVEWSDGHASQYPFSWLRERDFSSANRQRYLRDFYRPEQKLWSGLDFEHIRQMFYYRELITCDSALQQWLHHLAVFGVALVKEAPLDMDVLRRLSNRVGFMRRTTYGEEFSVRAQPGASNYAYLAAPLPLHTDMPYFEYLPGVTMLHTLEQSASPGGVNLLADAFYVAEVMRERYPEQFRILCQTPVDWADIGSDGDLHFHNIWRAPVINLDAEGRCVRINHSIPQRDSHFSVPVEQVRPWYEAMATFVGLAHEHSCRFKTTPGDVLTFDNLRLVHGRTGYDDTDRNVRHILGAFVDWDIVYSRLRVLRSASATSSSPDAP; from the exons ATGTTCCAAGCGGACCGCCGAGATCTGTCCTGCCGGTCGTCCAAGTTGGCTTCGccgcaggagcaggatcagcCGAGACTGGTCCAGGTTCCGGATCCTGACCGCCAGGACATGCAGTTCCCGGACATTTGGCTGCGTGACAATTGCCGCTGCAAGGAGTGCTATCTGCCACAGACGCTGAGTAGGTTGCCCCAGCTGTGGAACCACCTGGACACCAGTGTGCGCGTCCTGCGGCAGAGCGTGGACCTGGACCAGGAGGTCCTGTGTGTGGAGTGGTCCGATGGACATGCCTCCCAGTATCCGTTCAGTTGGCTGAGGGAGCGGGACTTCTCATCGGCGAACCGCCAGCGATACCTGCGCGACTTTTACCGCCCGGAGCAGAAGTTGTGGAGCGGTCTGGACTTTGAACACATACGCCAGATGTTCTACTACCGGGAACTGATCACTTGTGACTCGGCGCTGCAGCAATGGCTCCACCACCTGGCGGTTTTCGGAGTAGCCTTGGTCAAGGAAGCGCCCCTGGACATGGACGTCCTTCGCAGGTTGTCCAACCGGGTGGGCTTCATGCGGCGCACCACCTATGGAGAGGAGTTCAGTGTTCGGGCTCAGCCTGGCGCCAGTAACTACGCCTACTTGGCCGCACCCCTCCCGCTCCACACGGACATGCCCTACTTCGAGTACCTGCCCGGAGTGACCATGCTGCACACCCTGGAACAGTCCGCCTCGCCCGGTGGGGTCAATCTGCTGGCCGATGCCTTCTATGTGGCCGAGGTGATGCGGGAACGCTATCCGGAGCAGTTCCGCATTCTCTGCCAGACGCCCGTGGATTGGGCGGACATCGGTAGCGACGGCGACCTGCACTTCCACAACATCTGGAGGGCACCGGTCATCAA CTTGGACGCGGAGGGCAGGTGTGTGCGCATCAACCACAGCATTCCGCAGCGCGACAGCCACTTCAGCGTGCCGGTGGAGCAGGTGCGTCCCTGGTACGAGGCGATGGCCACCTTCGTGGGCCTGGCCCACGAGCACTCGTGCAGATTCAAGACCACGCCCGGCGACGTGCTCACGTTCGACAATTTGCGCCTGGTCCACGGACGGACCGGTTACGACGACACGGACCGCAATGTGCGCCACATCCTGGGCGCCTTCGTCGACTGGGACATCGTGTACTCGCGCCTGAGGGTCCTGCGGAGTGCCAGTGCCACCTCCAGTTCACCTGATGCCCCTTAg